A part of Syntrophales bacterium genomic DNA contains:
- a CDS encoding 4Fe-4S dicluster domain-containing protein, whose amino-acid sequence MDEGILKAKLGLNVFKLGGGPPHISIRKGMEKTRRLRHMVSLCPAGLYREQPSGEVTLQLEGCLECGTCRIVCGNSVLEWDYPEGGTGVQYRFG is encoded by the coding sequence ATGGACGAGGGAATTTTGAAAGCAAAACTCGGTTTGAATGTTTTTAAGCTGGGTGGTGGTCCACCCCATATCAGTATTAGAAAAGGAATGGAAAAGACCCGCAGACTTCGTCATATGGTTTCCCTGTGTCCCGCAGGTCTTTATCGAGAACAACCTTCTGGAGAGGTTACCCTTCAGCTTGAAGGCTGTTTAGAATGCGGTACATGCCGTATTGTGTGTGGGAACTCGGTGCTTGAGTGGGATTATCCGGAAGGGGGTACTGGTGTGCAGTATCGTTTTGGATAA
- a CDS encoding acyl-CoA dehydrogenase, with amino-acid sequence MNFRLTEEQELIRKNMREFCEKYVDPIAAEIDENSRHPKEVFDKLAEGGWMGIPIPTEYGGGGSDYLTHIIAVEELSRSCASTGFTLSIHVGIACMLLLLFGNEEQKKKYLVSMAKGEKLGAFVLTEPGAGTDVMAAQSTAVKDGDFYVINGNKTFTSNGPIADVYFVFAWTDKSAGRKGMSAFIVPRGTEGMTAGKHFAKMGLRSSQTSEMIFKDCRVPKENLLGVEGNGLAMAMTGFDHGRVGIAAQCVGILQAALDESIRYSKERVQFGQPIARHQAISWMIADMATDLAAARMLTYHAAWLKDQNQPFTKEASMAKLFASEAAMRHTIKAVQIQGGYGYCKGAKVERLMRDAKVTEIYEGTSEAQRMVISGNLLR; translated from the coding sequence ATGAACTTCAGGTTAACGGAAGAACAAGAGCTGATAAGAAAGAACATGAGGGAATTTTGTGAGAAGTATGTTGATCCAATTGCGGCAGAGATTGACGAGAACAGTCGTCATCCAAAAGAGGTGTTTGATAAACTTGCTGAGGGTGGTTGGATGGGTATTCCTATACCAACGGAATACGGGGGGGGAGGATCGGATTATCTCACTCACATAATAGCTGTAGAGGAACTTTCACGTTCCTGTGCGTCAACAGGGTTTACTCTCTCTATCCATGTCGGTATTGCGTGTATGCTCCTTTTACTTTTTGGCAATGAGGAACAGAAGAAGAAATATCTCGTTTCTATGGCGAAGGGGGAAAAGTTAGGAGCGTTTGTTCTTACGGAGCCGGGAGCGGGCACGGATGTTATGGCTGCCCAGTCGACGGCTGTAAAAGATGGTGACTTCTATGTCATCAATGGTAACAAGACTTTTACATCAAACGGTCCCATCGCCGATGTTTACTTCGTTTTTGCCTGGACAGACAAGAGTGCGGGACGGAAGGGAATGAGTGCTTTTATAGTTCCTCGGGGAACAGAGGGTATGACGGCGGGTAAGCATTTTGCGAAGATGGGTCTGCGATCCTCCCAGACCTCCGAGATGATATTCAAGGATTGCCGTGTGCCAAAAGAAAACCTCTTAGGGGTAGAAGGAAATGGCCTTGCAATGGCGATGACTGGATTTGATCACGGACGTGTGGGTATTGCAGCACAATGTGTGGGTATTCTTCAGGCAGCTCTGGATGAGTCCATACGATACTCAAAGGAGAGGGTGCAGTTTGGTCAACCTATTGCTCGTCATCAGGCTATATCCTGGATGATTGCGGATATGGCAACTGATCTCGCTGCAGCCAGAATGCTTACTTATCATGCCGCTTGGTTAAAGGATCAGAATCAGCCTTTCACGAAAGAGGCTTCGATGGCTAAGCTTTTCGCGTCTGAAGCAGCCATGCGCCACACTATCAAAGCAGTGCAGATCCAGGGTGGTTATGGCTACTGCAAAGGTGCTAAAGTGGAGAGACTGATGCGGGATGCGAAGGTGACAGAAATTTATGAAGGAACCTCCGAGGCCCAGAGAATGGTGATTTCCGGTAATTTACTACGGTGA
- a CDS encoding electron transfer flavoprotein subunit beta/FixA family protein produces the protein MLNIIVCFKWVVDELYIRRTARGELDFSNVDYKISDYDRNAIEEAVRLRDVHGGRILGVTVASTDIGKGVKDALSRGLDEVFVVVDERLTGIDPHVTASIIARVINSRMSPFDLILCGEGSSDVYAQQVGPRVAELLNIPCATSVSSLKFYDGKIYVDVRTEEGLEEWEVECPSLVTVLPEINTPRIPGVKDTLLASKKPFVRLSLDDLNLQEEAPLRTLHMVGAPIERVCEKFGTKDEDINRFIDALKRKGVL, from the coding sequence ATGCTTAACATAATAGTTTGTTTCAAATGGGTTGTTGATGAGTTGTACATCAGGAGAACGGCCCGAGGTGAATTAGATTTTTCTAACGTTGATTACAAGATAAGTGATTACGATCGTAATGCTATAGAGGAAGCCGTTCGGCTAAGGGATGTTCATGGTGGTAGGATTCTGGGTGTGACTGTGGCTTCCACCGACATAGGAAAAGGGGTAAAGGATGCGTTATCTAGGGGTTTAGATGAGGTTTTTGTAGTGGTGGACGAACGCCTGACCGGTATCGATCCCCACGTTACTGCTTCCATTATAGCGCGTGTGATAAATTCTCGAATGAGTCCTTTCGATTTGATCCTGTGCGGGGAAGGGTCGAGTGATGTGTATGCACAACAAGTGGGTCCAAGAGTGGCAGAACTCTTGAACATCCCTTGTGCAACTTCTGTGTCTTCACTCAAATTCTATGATGGTAAAATCTATGTGGATGTGCGGACTGAAGAAGGTTTGGAGGAATGGGAAGTCGAGTGCCCAAGTTTGGTCACAGTTTTGCCCGAGATTAACACACCGCGCATACCCGGAGTCAAAGATACTCTTTTAGCTTCAAAAAAGCCTTTTGTGAGGTTGAGTTTGGATGATCTTAACCTGCAAGAAGAAGCACCTTTGAGGACGCTGCATATGGTGGGCGCACCAATTGAGCGCGTTTGTGAGAAATTTGGCACAAAAGATGAAGATATCAATCGATTTATCGATGCTTTGAAACGAAAGGGTGTTTTATGA